A window from Peptococcaceae bacterium encodes these proteins:
- the fliS gene encoding flagellar export chaperone FliS — protein MINVAVPNPYQQYRQQQVSAATPEKLLLMLFDGAIRFSGQALKSLQEKRNDAAHHSLTRVQDIIMELIGSLNMEYEIAQNLYSLYYYLYRRLVEANVKKDAAIVEEVMKFLKELRGAWYETAAKAKSEGAV, from the coding sequence ATGATCAACGTGGCAGTCCCCAATCCGTACCAGCAGTACAGGCAGCAGCAGGTCAGCGCCGCTACCCCCGAAAAACTGCTGTTGATGCTGTTTGACGGGGCCATCCGTTTCAGCGGCCAGGCCCTAAAGTCATTGCAGGAAAAACGAAACGACGCCGCTCACCACAGCCTGACCAGGGTGCAGGACATCATCATGGAATTGATCGGTTCTCTAAATATGGAATATGAGATTGCACAAAATTTATATTCTTTGTATTATTATTTATATAGGAGACTGGTCGAGGCCAATGTCAAAAAAGACGCCGCCATTGTGGAGGAAGTGATGAAATTCCTTAAAGAACTGCGCGGCGCCTGGTATGAGACGGCGGCAAAGGCCAAAAGCGAAGGAGCGGTATAA
- the csrA gene encoding carbon storage regulator CsrA codes for MLALTRKTGQSLVIGDEIEVTVVEIRGDQVRIAVSAPRNVAVHRKEVYELIREENRRAACLPATLDVDEILGLAGGK; via the coding sequence GTGCTTGCCTTGACGAGAAAAACGGGACAGAGCCTGGTGATAGGCGATGAAATAGAGGTCACCGTGGTGGAAATCAGGGGTGACCAGGTCAGGATTGCCGTCAGCGCTCCCCGGAACGTGGCCGTGCACCGGAAGGAAGTGTACGAGCTGATCAGGGAGGAAAACAGGCGGGCGGCCTGTCTCCCCGCAACGCTGGATGTTGATGAAATCTTGGGACTGGCGGGGGGAAAATGA
- a CDS encoding flagellar protein FlgN, giving the protein MKDNVVRLGLASMAREYREQTAIYEEMRRLALEQEKCLQQPEVDTDLLMELLNRRQEMINSLEERNRNMGQLKEEIRLALGIDEFTIGQISACLNAAEIEELAESMEKLSMVLVEIKELDRKNEQAMRHHIQETAGKLNRLQHGRKARKAYQPGLVNKDGVFIDYSK; this is encoded by the coding sequence TTGAAGGATAACGTCGTCAGGCTCGGCCTTGCAAGCATGGCCCGGGAGTACCGGGAGCAAACGGCGATCTACGAAGAGATGCGCCGGCTTGCGCTTGAACAGGAAAAATGCCTGCAGCAGCCGGAAGTAGACACCGATTTGCTTATGGAATTATTAAACCGGCGCCAGGAAATGATCAACAGCCTGGAGGAAAGGAACAGGAATATGGGCCAGTTGAAGGAAGAGATCAGGCTGGCCCTGGGTATTGACGAGTTCACGATCGGCCAAATTTCGGCTTGCCTTAACGCCGCGGAGATTGAAGAGCTGGCGGAGAGCATGGAAAAACTAAGCATGGTCCTGGTGGAAATCAAAGAGCTTGACAGGAAAAACGAGCAAGCCATGCGGCACCATATCCAGGAAACCGCCGGGAAACTGAACCGGCTCCAGCACGGCAGGAAGGCGCGGAAAGCCTACCAGCCCGGGCTGGTAAACAAAGATGGTGTGTTTATCGATTATTCAAAATAG
- the raiA gene encoding ribosome-associated translation inhibitor RaiA, with the protein MRFQIRGKNMQLSDALKEYVEKRVGKLEKYFENNPEAIVTLVVEKERHRVEVTMPINGYILRGEEESTDMYACIDLVVDKLEKQINKYKTRLNRKNKGLSIREMTPETEIPVEEYKEPEVVRTKRFAIKPMAVEEAIMQMNLLGHNFFVFSNAETEEVNVVYRRKDGNYGLIEPE; encoded by the coding sequence ATGAGGTTTCAAATAAGGGGCAAAAACATGCAGTTAAGCGATGCCTTGAAGGAGTACGTGGAAAAAAGAGTAGGCAAGCTGGAGAAGTACTTTGAAAACAACCCCGAAGCTATCGTCACTCTTGTTGTGGAGAAGGAGAGGCACCGCGTGGAGGTGACCATGCCTATCAACGGGTACATCCTGCGCGGCGAAGAAGAGTCGACGGACATGTACGCCTGTATCGACCTGGTGGTGGATAAGCTGGAAAAACAGATCAACAAGTACAAGACGCGCTTGAACAGGAAAAACAAGGGACTGAGCATTAGGGAGATGACTCCTGAAACGGAAATCCCTGTTGAAGAATACAAAGAACCGGAAGTGGTCAGGACGAAGCGTTTTGCCATTAAACCGATGGCGGTGGAAGAGGCCATCATGCAGATGAACCTTTTAGGCCACAACTTTTTTGTTTTTTCCAACGCGGAGACGGAAGAGGTAAATGTTGTTTACCGGCGCAAGGACGGGAACTACGGTCTGATTGAGCCGGAATAA
- a CDS encoding cold-shock protein, translating into MMQGKVKWFNKEKGYGFIEREGGSDVFVHFSAIQEEGFKTLQEGEIVQFEIVEGPKGLQAANVIKA; encoded by the coding sequence TTGATGCAGGGCAAAGTTAAATGGTTCAACAAGGAAAAAGGGTACGGCTTTATCGAGCGGGAAGGCGGCTCCGACGTTTTTGTACACTTTTCCGCTATTCAGGAGGAGGGGTTTAAGACCCTTCAGGAGGGAGAGATTGTCCAATTCGAAATAGTGGAGGGGCCCAAGGGTTTGCAGGCGGCGAACGTAATCAAAGCCTAA
- a CDS encoding flagellar assembly protein FliW: MLVQTMRFGAIEVPEENIIDFPWGLPGFPGQKRFVPIQHREDGAVSFLQSLEMPELTFIVADPFKLVAGLEVDIPENELAALEITSPEEAGVYAILTVKRGGEEITANLAAPLVVNTSKRKARQVILSDQDGGRLRYPLVTKGRAEGKRGDAGACLDEKNGTEPGDRR, encoded by the coding sequence TTGCTTGTTCAGACCATGCGTTTTGGCGCTATCGAGGTGCCGGAAGAAAACATCATCGATTTTCCCTGGGGGCTGCCGGGGTTCCCGGGCCAAAAACGGTTCGTGCCCATCCAGCACCGGGAGGACGGGGCCGTTTCCTTCTTGCAGTCGCTGGAAATGCCCGAACTGACCTTTATCGTGGCCGACCCGTTCAAACTGGTGGCCGGCCTGGAAGTGGACATACCGGAAAACGAGCTGGCAGCGCTGGAGATAACGTCGCCGGAGGAGGCCGGCGTTTACGCCATCCTCACCGTGAAGCGGGGTGGAGAAGAAATCACCGCCAACCTGGCGGCCCCGCTGGTCGTCAATACTTCCAAAAGGAAGGCGCGCCAGGTCATCTTGAGCGACCAGGACGGCGGCAGATTAAGGTATCCCCTGGTGACAAAAGGCCGGGCGGAAGGAAAGCGAGGAGATGCCGGTGCTTGCCTTGACGAGAAAAACGGGACAGAGCCTGGTGATAGGCGATGA
- the prfB gene encoding peptide chain release factor 2 (programmed frameshift), which translates to MSVEIKRELEKIKKRIDELRGSLDIAGKQAELKELEEKMAQPGFWEDPEEAQKIVQRSSVLKNRVQEWEDLYDRFEEAGVLYELGQEEEEYLEEAEKTLEELGRELDRLDLQLLFRDKYDAGNAIVSLHPGAGGTESQDWAEMLLRMYTRWAERKGFAVEMLDYLPGEEAGIKSVTLLVKGENAYGCLKTEKGVHRLVRISPFDASGRRHTSFAAVDVIPEVDEEIDEITLDYSEIKVDTYRSGGAGGQHVNKTDSAVRMTHLPTGIVVQCQNERSQISNRMACEKILKAKLLELKRAEKEKELNSLRGEQQEIGWGSQVRSYVFHPYSLVKDHRTGVEVGNVQGVMDGEIDVFIDACLRMEAARDMNSSGS; encoded by the exons TTGTCAGTGGAAATAAAGCGGGAACTGGAAAAAATCAAAAAAAGAATCGACGAATTAAGGGGGTCCCTT GACATCGCCGGTAAACAGGCTGAACTGAAAGAACTTGAAGAAAAGATGGCTCAACCCGGCTTTTGGGAAGACCCGGAGGAAGCCCAGAAGATTGTGCAGCGAAGCAGCGTCTTGAAAAACAGGGTCCAGGAATGGGAAGACCTTTACGACCGCTTCGAGGAGGCGGGGGTGCTTTATGAACTGGGACAGGAAGAGGAGGAATACCTGGAGGAGGCGGAAAAAACCCTGGAGGAACTCGGCCGGGAACTGGACAGGCTGGACCTTCAGCTGCTCTTTCGCGACAAGTACGACGCCGGCAACGCGATCGTTTCCCTCCACCCCGGCGCTGGGGGAACAGAGTCCCAGGACTGGGCGGAGATGCTTCTCAGGATGTATACCCGCTGGGCCGAGCGAAAGGGCTTCGCCGTGGAAATGCTTGATTACCTGCCGGGGGAGGAAGCCGGCATAAAGAGCGTCACCCTGCTGGTAAAAGGAGAAAACGCATACGGCTGCCTGAAAACCGAGAAGGGCGTTCACCGGCTGGTGCGGATTTCGCCGTTCGACGCTTCCGGCAGGCGCCACACTTCTTTTGCGGCCGTCGACGTGATTCCCGAAGTGGACGAGGAAATCGACGAGATCACCCTGGACTATTCGGAAATCAAGGTCGACACCTACCGTTCGGGCGGGGCGGGAGGCCAGCACGTGAACAAGACTGATTCGGCCGTGCGCATGACCCACCTTCCCACCGGGATAGTGGTGCAGTGCCAGAACGAGCGGTCCCAGATTTCCAACCGCATGGCCTGCGAGAAAATACTCAAAGCCAAACTGCTGGAATTGAAGCGGGCTGAAAAAGAAAAGGAATTGAACAGCCTGAGGGGCGAACAGCAAGAGATCGGTTGGGGCAGCCAGGTCCGGTCGTACGTGTTTCATCCCTACAGCCTGGTGAAGGACCACCGGACCGGGGTGGAAGTGGGCAACGTCCAGGGGGTCATGGATGGGGAGATAGACGTGTTCATTGACGCCTGCCTGAGGATGGAGGCCGCTAGAGATATGAATAGTAGTGGGAGTTGA
- the fliD gene encoding flagellar filament capping protein FliD encodes MVSTNLRIGGLSSGIDTDSIVQDLMKAARAPLDKKVREKTLWTWKQADYRSINLSLLNLKNAAFNMKLESPFLAKQVTTEDAGIVTATAANTAAGGTYSIKVLQLATAASNASTGAVSADPDDKIDAGASILSQAAKWAVPGGFFDGKTEADTFTVTVNGEEFTFTYGDSLNGIIAEINENSEAAVSLFYDSATDRVALSSTVTGASAGLEVTGDFFTTVLRVDNLQKSSGTDASFELNGLQTTRSGNTFTINGVTFSLKGLTAGGLGGAATRVEVRADGDAVYNLIADFVNTYNEIYEAIDSKLKEERYSDYYPLTDEEKSAMSEKEIELWEEKAKSGLLKNDALLGGILSSIRSAMSGMLQGVDGPRSLAEIGITTGSYWDGNGGKLVINESKLRAALAEDAEGVASLFNNDGGAAGEQGVAVRLYNTLVSGIGRITSYAGSSSALYDQSYISRTIREIDSRIATLEERLAKQEERYWRQFTAMERAISSLNQQSSWLSSQFTSLQGQR; translated from the coding sequence ATGGTCAGCACCAACCTCCGGATAGGAGGCTTGTCTTCAGGCATCGACACCGATTCCATCGTGCAGGACCTGATGAAAGCGGCCCGGGCGCCCCTTGATAAAAAAGTCAGGGAAAAAACGCTCTGGACATGGAAGCAGGCGGATTACCGCAGCATCAACCTCAGCCTGCTTAATCTAAAGAACGCGGCTTTCAACATGAAACTGGAATCACCCTTCCTGGCCAAGCAGGTGACCACGGAGGACGCCGGCATTGTCACGGCAACGGCGGCGAACACGGCGGCGGGCGGCACGTACAGCATCAAGGTCCTGCAGCTGGCTACGGCAGCCAGCAACGCCAGCACGGGGGCGGTGTCCGCGGACCCTGACGATAAAATCGACGCCGGCGCGTCCATCCTCTCGCAGGCGGCCAAGTGGGCCGTTCCCGGCGGCTTTTTCGACGGCAAAACGGAAGCGGACACGTTTACGGTCACCGTCAACGGGGAAGAGTTCACCTTTACATACGGCGACAGCTTAAACGGCATCATCGCCGAAATAAACGAAAACAGTGAGGCGGCGGTTTCTCTGTTTTACGACAGCGCCACCGACAGGGTGGCTTTGAGTTCCACCGTCACCGGGGCCAGCGCCGGCCTGGAAGTGACCGGCGACTTTTTTACCACGGTGCTCAGGGTGGACAACCTGCAAAAGAGCAGCGGCACGGACGCCTCTTTCGAATTGAACGGCCTGCAGACGACCCGCTCCGGCAACACCTTTACCATCAACGGCGTGACCTTCAGCTTAAAAGGCCTCACCGCGGGCGGGCTGGGGGGAGCTGCGACCCGGGTGGAGGTCCGGGCCGATGGCGATGCGGTCTACAATCTCATTGCAGACTTTGTCAATACGTACAATGAAATCTATGAGGCAATCGACAGCAAGCTGAAGGAAGAACGCTACTCCGACTATTATCCCCTTACGGACGAGGAAAAAAGCGCCATGTCCGAAAAAGAAATCGAGCTCTGGGAAGAAAAGGCCAAAAGCGGTCTTTTAAAAAACGATGCCCTTCTCGGCGGGATATTGAGCAGCATCAGGAGCGCGATGAGCGGCATGCTGCAGGGGGTTGACGGCCCGCGGTCGCTGGCCGAGATCGGCATCACCACGGGCAGTTACTGGGACGGCAACGGCGGCAAACTGGTCATCAACGAGAGCAAGCTGCGGGCGGCGCTGGCCGAGGACGCGGAAGGCGTGGCCAGTCTCTTTAACAACGACGGCGGAGCGGCAGGCGAGCAGGGTGTGGCCGTAAGGCTGTACAATACCCTGGTGTCGGGTATCGGGCGCATTACCTCGTACGCCGGCAGCAGTTCGGCGTTGTACGACCAGTCATATATCAGCAGGACCATCCGTGAAATAGACAGCCGGATCGCCACCCTGGAAGAGAGGCTCGCCAAGCAGGAAGAACGCTACTGGCGCCAGTTTACGGCCATGGAACGCGCCATCTCCAGCCTGAACCAGCAGAGCAGCTGGCTTTCTTCCCAGTTCACGAGCTTGCAGGGCCAGCGATAG
- the flgL gene encoding flagellar hook-associated protein FlgL, with product MRLTNNVMYSNLKRNLSNNLRSLAEMQDRLTSQRMIRKPSDDPAGTVESLRLASRLRECKQYQSNVQDAVSWLESTDDTLNHLTEILNRAHELTVYAANGTLSREDRSAIADEVQQIIGEVETIANATQGDRYLFGGTNTQQKPYDGGAWNSNTQKIYYEIGAGVTLPVNITAQEVFLEKDLLGTLQSIYDHMVGSDLTSLSGSDLENLQENIDQVLSCRAQAGARLNRLEMATERLQDQELNFMTLQTEVDGLDMALAVVDLKNQESVYQASLAVGARVIMPTLVDFLS from the coding sequence ATGAGACTGACCAACAACGTCATGTACAGCAACCTGAAGCGCAACCTCTCCAACAACCTGCGCAGCCTGGCGGAAATGCAGGACCGGCTGACCTCGCAGAGGATGATCAGGAAGCCTTCCGACGACCCCGCGGGGACGGTGGAGAGCCTGCGGCTGGCCTCCAGGCTTAGGGAGTGCAAGCAGTACCAGTCGAATGTCCAGGATGCCGTCAGCTGGCTGGAAAGCACCGACGACACCCTCAACCACCTGACGGAGATATTGAACCGCGCTCATGAACTGACGGTTTACGCGGCCAACGGCACGCTGAGCCGGGAAGACCGCAGCGCCATCGCCGACGAAGTGCAGCAGATCATCGGAGAGGTGGAGACGATTGCCAACGCCACCCAGGGCGACAGGTACCTGTTCGGGGGGACCAATACCCAGCAAAAGCCGTACGACGGCGGCGCGTGGAACTCAAATACGCAAAAAATATATTACGAAATCGGCGCCGGCGTGACGCTGCCGGTGAACATAACGGCCCAGGAGGTTTTCCTGGAGAAGGACCTGCTGGGAACCCTGCAGTCCATATATGACCATATGGTGGGCAGCGACCTAACCAGCTTAAGCGGCAGCGACCTGGAAAACCTGCAGGAAAACATCGACCAGGTGCTTTCCTGCCGGGCCCAGGCCGGGGCCAGGCTCAACCGCCTGGAAATGGCGACGGAGCGCCTGCAGGACCAGGAGTTGAACTTCATGACCCTGCAGACGGAGGTAGACGGTCTGGACATGGCCCTGGCCGTTGTGGACCTCAAGAATCAGGAGAGCGTCTACCAGGCGTCTTTGGCCGTGGGAGCGCGGGTGATCATGCCCACTCTGGTCGATTTTCTGAGCTAG
- the secA gene encoding preprotein translocase subunit SecA, with protein MLGLLKNIFDENIREVRRLSKKVETINRLEPGMRSLSDRELRAKTEQFRERLAGGETLDDILPEAFAVVREASRRVLELRHFDVQLIGGMVLHEGKIAEMKTGEGKTLVATLPAYLNALTGRGVHIVTVNDYLATRDSEWMGQVYKFLGLSVGLIVHGLDFEERKRAYNADITYGTNNEFGFDYLRDNMVFHPDHMVQRGLHYAIVDEVDSILIDEARTPLIISGTGDKPKDLYKKVARIIPRLKKEEDYTVDEKARIVTLTEKGVERVENMLGVDNLYDDVNIELSHHVNQALHAHVIMKRDVDYVVKDGQIIIVDEFTGRLMFGRRYSEGLHQAIEAKEGVDIEKESQTLATITFQNYFRMYEKLAGMTGTAVTEEEEFRKIYKLDVVVIPTNKPMIRKDMPDVVYRTEAGKFNAVVDEIERRTKQGQPVLVGTISIEKSERLSEMLKKRGIEHQVLNAKFHDLEAHIVAQAGRKGAVTVSTNMAGRGTDILLGGNPGYLARQEMLKQGYESHVIEEAASYSAVEDPGILRAREHYRRLYEAKKVETDKEHEEVVKLGGLHIIGTERHESRRIDNQLRGRSGRQGDPGSSQFYISLEDDLMRLFGAENIMGLMDRLGMDDSIPIENNLISRAIENAQRRVESRNFDIRKHVLEYDDVMNQQREVIYGQRRKVLMGEDMKESILEMIGKVVNRTVDRFAGESRYSEEWDLKGMLEQARHVFLPRHTLTLADLSKLEDKEIRELLLGEAWKDYEKREKELGPENMRELERLVTLRVVDNKWMGHLDAMDQLRHGIGLRAYGQRDPLVEYKYEAYDMFNQMIEEIQEEIVRYVYHVTFVERPKEREDLVENRGEGEVKRTPVTSRKIGRNDPCPCGSGKKYKKCCGK; from the coding sequence GTGCTGGGTTTACTAAAAAATATTTTTGATGAAAACATCAGGGAAGTCAGGCGGCTGAGCAAAAAGGTGGAGACGATAAACAGGCTTGAACCCGGGATGCGCTCTTTGAGCGACCGGGAACTGCGCGCCAAGACGGAGCAGTTCAGGGAGCGCCTGGCCGGGGGAGAAACCCTTGACGACATCCTGCCGGAGGCCTTTGCCGTTGTCCGGGAAGCCTCCCGCCGGGTTTTGGAGCTGAGGCATTTTGATGTCCAACTGATTGGCGGCATGGTCCTCCACGAGGGAAAAATCGCCGAGATGAAAACCGGTGAAGGCAAAACCCTGGTGGCTACCCTTCCCGCCTACCTGAATGCCCTGACGGGCCGGGGAGTGCACATCGTCACGGTCAATGACTACCTGGCTACGCGCGACAGCGAATGGATGGGCCAGGTTTATAAGTTCCTCGGGCTGTCGGTGGGCCTGATCGTGCACGGTCTCGATTTTGAAGAACGCAAGAGAGCCTACAACGCGGATATAACGTACGGCACCAACAACGAGTTCGGCTTCGATTACCTCAGGGACAACATGGTCTTTCATCCCGACCACATGGTGCAGAGAGGGCTGCATTACGCCATCGTGGACGAGGTGGACAGCATCCTCATCGACGAGGCCCGCACTCCTCTCATCATTTCCGGGACCGGCGACAAGCCGAAGGACCTCTATAAAAAGGTGGCCCGGATCATCCCGCGCCTCAAAAAGGAAGAAGACTACACCGTTGATGAAAAAGCCAGAATCGTCACGCTTACGGAGAAGGGCGTGGAGAGGGTTGAAAACATGCTGGGCGTGGATAACCTCTACGATGACGTAAACATCGAGCTGAGCCACCACGTCAACCAGGCCCTGCACGCTCATGTCATCATGAAGAGGGATGTCGATTACGTCGTCAAAGACGGCCAGATCATCATTGTCGATGAGTTTACCGGGCGGCTCATGTTCGGGCGCCGGTACAGCGAAGGATTGCACCAGGCCATAGAGGCCAAGGAAGGGGTCGACATCGAAAAGGAGTCCCAGACCCTGGCCACCATCACCTTCCAGAACTATTTCCGAATGTACGAAAAACTTGCCGGCATGACCGGCACGGCCGTGACCGAAGAAGAGGAATTCAGAAAGATATACAAGCTCGATGTCGTCGTCATTCCCACCAACAAGCCCATGATCCGCAAGGATATGCCGGACGTCGTCTACCGCACGGAGGCCGGCAAGTTCAACGCCGTGGTGGACGAGATTGAAAGACGGACCAAGCAAGGCCAGCCTGTGCTGGTTGGGACCATATCCATAGAAAAATCGGAACGCCTTTCCGAAATGCTGAAAAAAAGGGGCATCGAGCACCAGGTCCTAAACGCCAAGTTTCATGACCTGGAGGCCCACATCGTGGCCCAGGCCGGGCGGAAAGGGGCCGTTACCGTATCCACCAACATGGCCGGTCGCGGTACCGACATCCTGCTGGGAGGCAACCCCGGCTACCTGGCCCGCCAGGAGATGCTCAAACAGGGCTACGAGTCTCATGTGATCGAAGAAGCGGCCAGCTACAGCGCGGTGGAGGATCCCGGCATCCTGCGGGCCAGGGAACACTACCGGCGGCTGTACGAGGCCAAGAAGGTGGAAACCGACAAGGAACACGAGGAAGTCGTGAAACTGGGCGGTCTCCATATTATCGGCACGGAACGGCACGAGAGCAGGCGCATCGACAACCAGCTGCGCGGCCGTTCGGGACGCCAGGGAGACCCCGGCTCCAGCCAGTTCTACATTTCCCTGGAGGATGACCTCATGCGCCTCTTCGGCGCCGAAAACATCATGGGACTCATGGACAGGCTGGGGATGGACGATTCGATTCCCATCGAGAACAACCTCATTTCCAGGGCTATCGAGAACGCGCAGCGCCGGGTGGAGAGCCGCAACTTCGATATCCGCAAGCACGTCCTGGAGTACGACGACGTCATGAACCAGCAGCGGGAGGTCATCTACGGCCAGCGCCGCAAGGTCCTGATGGGAGAAGACATGAAGGAGAGCATCCTGGAGATGATCGGGAAGGTGGTCAACCGGACTGTGGACCGTTTCGCCGGGGAAAGCAGGTACTCGGAGGAATGGGACCTCAAGGGGATGCTCGAGCAGGCCAGGCATGTTTTCCTGCCGCGGCACACCCTGACGCTGGCGGACCTGTCCAAACTGGAAGACAAAGAGATCAGGGAGCTGTTGTTGGGCGAAGCGTGGAAAGATTACGAGAAAAGAGAGAAAGAACTGGGACCGGAAAACATGCGGGAACTGGAGCGCCTGGTCACGCTCAGGGTGGTGGACAACAAGTGGATGGGCCATCTGGACGCCATGGACCAGCTGCGCCACGGCATCGGGCTGCGGGCTTACGGCCAGCGGGATCCCCTGGTTGAATACAAGTATGAAGCCTATGACATGTTTAACCAGATGATCGAGGAAATCCAGGAAGAAATCGTGCGCTACGTCTATCACGTCACCTTCGTGGAAAGACCGAAGGAGAGGGAGGATTTGGTCGAAAACCGCGGGGAGGGCGAAGTGAAAAGAACGCCGGTCACAAGCCGCAAAATCGGCCGGAATGATCCCTGCCCCTGCGGCAGCGGGAAAAAATACAAAAAATGCTGCGGGAAATAG
- a CDS encoding flagellar protein FlaG produces the protein MSVEPVVPVNTVSRVSSFQPGQQPAEKSGQEAKGLGRPAENQQPEGGEEMSLKEAKALADVLNKVSEFYDRQLRFDVFEETNRVYVQVIDKATKEVIKQIPPQEMLELSAKIKEMVGLFLDKYV, from the coding sequence ATGAGCGTTGAACCCGTGGTCCCTGTTAACACTGTTTCCAGGGTATCGTCATTCCAACCGGGGCAGCAGCCTGCCGAAAAAAGCGGGCAGGAGGCTAAAGGTTTAGGCCGGCCCGCGGAAAACCAGCAGCCCGAGGGCGGGGAAGAAATGTCCCTTAAGGAGGCTAAAGCCCTGGCGGACGTGTTGAATAAGGTTTCCGAGTTTTACGACCGGCAGCTGCGTTTTGACGTGTTCGAGGAAACCAACAGGGTCTATGTGCAAGTCATTGATAAAGCAACAAAAGAAGTCATCAAGCAGATACCGCCCCAGGAAATGCTGGAACTTTCGGCTAAAATTAAAGAAATGGTCGGGCTTTTTCTTGACAAATACGTCTGA
- the flgK gene encoding flagellar hook-associated protein FlgK has product MRSTFYGLNIGLKALQAQQKALDVTSHNIANANTPGYTRQDVIMEASPAFLTEKGYVGAGVDITEIRRLRDEFLDVQIRTESKYLGEWEVRSDILAKLEGIINEPSDSGLRSVMDEYWAAWQQLSTNAASAADRNVVIQSGVDLADLFNQLDSTLSELQADINKGIESRVSEINSIAKQVSALNDQIIKAELGGFKANDLRDRRGLLVEQLSKIISVQVVEDRFGALDITAGGGTLVANNYYAVMKFTDDPADPTRATLQWVDPAGGNVVGDVRVNGGSLQGYIEMRDKTIVRIKNDLSQLAARIAEEVNALHSAGSGLNNTTGTEPGLDFFVKKDENIPFSASNIMVNPQLIDDPNKVAASQSSPVVSGDGSNALAIAQLKSKLTMNPAGPGEYTTTFDDFYRSTVAALGIEAGEAERMLDNQNLLINQLSNKREAISGVFLDEEMVNMIKYQHAYEAAARIINAMDEMLDTIVNRLGLVGR; this is encoded by the coding sequence ATGCGTTCCACCTTTTACGGCTTGAATATAGGGTTAAAGGCTTTGCAGGCCCAGCAGAAGGCCCTGGATGTCACCAGCCACAACATCGCCAACGCCAATACGCCCGGGTACACCCGGCAGGACGTGATCATGGAGGCCTCGCCCGCCTTTTTGACGGAAAAGGGATATGTCGGCGCGGGGGTGGATATAACGGAAATCCGCCGGCTCAGGGACGAGTTCCTCGACGTCCAGATCAGGACCGAGAGCAAGTACCTGGGCGAGTGGGAAGTGCGCTCGGACATCCTCGCCAAGCTGGAAGGGATCATCAACGAACCTTCCGACAGCGGCCTGCGTTCCGTCATGGACGAATACTGGGCGGCGTGGCAGCAGCTCTCCACCAATGCCGCGAGCGCGGCCGACAGGAACGTGGTGATCCAGAGCGGGGTCGACCTGGCCGACCTCTTCAACCAGCTCGACAGCACCCTGAGCGAGCTGCAGGCCGACATCAACAAGGGGATAGAATCCCGCGTAAGCGAGATCAATTCGATTGCCAAGCAGGTCAGCGCTTTGAACGACCAGATCATCAAGGCCGAGCTGGGCGGCTTCAAGGCCAACGACCTGCGCGACAGGCGCGGCCTGCTGGTGGAGCAGCTTTCCAAGATTATCTCCGTCCAGGTGGTTGAGGACAGGTTCGGCGCTCTGGACATAACCGCGGGGGGAGGGACCCTGGTAGCCAACAATTACTACGCCGTCATGAAATTCACCGATGACCCGGCTGACCCGACCCGGGCCACCCTGCAATGGGTCGACCCCGCCGGCGGCAATGTGGTGGGAGACGTGCGCGTAAACGGCGGCTCCCTGCAGGGGTACATCGAGATGAGGGACAAGACCATAGTCAGGATCAAGAACGATTTATCGCAGCTGGCCGCCAGGATTGCCGAAGAAGTGAACGCCCTGCACAGCGCCGGTTCAGGTTTGAACAACACCACGGGCACTGAGCCGGGTCTTGACTTCTTTGTCAAAAAAGACGAGAATATTCCTTTCAGTGCTTCGAACATCATGGTCAACCCGCAGCTGATCGACGACCCGAACAAGGTCGCCGCCAGCCAGAGCTCGCCGGTCGTATCGGGAGACGGCAGCAACGCCCTGGCGATTGCACAGCTGAAGAGCAAGCTGACCATGAACCCGGCTGGTCCAGGGGAATATACCACCACTTTCGACGACTTCTACCGGTCGACTGTCGCCGCGCTGGGGATCGAGGCGGGGGAAGCCGAGCGGATGCTGGACAACCAGAACCTGCTTATCAACCAGCTGAGCAACAAGCGGGAAGCCATCTCGGGCGTGTTCCTCGACGAAGAGATGGTGAACATGATCAAGTACCAGCACGCATATGAGGCGGCGGCCCGGATAATCAACGCCATGGACGAGATGCTTGACACCATTGTCAACAGGCTCGGCCTGGTGGGAAGGTAG